Below is a window of Cryptosporangium aurantiacum DNA.
TCGCGCCCCTCGGTGAACAGCCAGTACGCGGCCGCGGCGAAGATCGACGCGTCGGCGAGCCGGTCGCAGGTCGAGTCGAGGAACGCGCCCCACCGGCTCGACCAGCCGCGCGCTCTGGCCATCGCGCCGTCGAGCATGTCGGTGAGCGCGAACAACGTGATCGCGATCCCGCCGGCGAGCACGTGGCCGGGGACGACCAGGAAGATCGAGGACAGTACGACACCGGTCGTCCCGATCAGCGTCATCGCGTCCGGGGTGAGGCCGGTGCGCACCAACGCGGCGCCGATCGGGCCGGTCACGCGGGTGATCCGGGCGCGCGCCAGGACGTTGAGCATCGGAATCCGTTCTCGAAGGGGGCGGCAGCGGCGTGCCCACGATAGCCGCTACCTGGGCGGCTCCCACTCGGGCGCCGGATCCGCCCCGGCGGCGCCCTCGTGGGCACTCCCGCCGCGACGGCCCGCGCGGGCAGGCGGATCCGACCCGCGGAGGAAGGGCGCCCTTACTCACCTCGCGTCCGGATCGCCCGACACAATTGGGCTTGTCGGATCGGTGCAGCAAGTCCCGGCGTCCGCCAGGGCTTGCCCCGTACCGGGGCGGCGGTGTGGGATCGATCACACGGACCTGTCTTCCGGTGGCGCGGCCGGGATGTGCGCCGGCCGCCGGCCAGGCGTCCCGGCGAGCGCGAGGAGGCACCCCGATGGCGCAGAAAGTGGCTGGTAGCCCCGACCGGGCGGCATCCGCCGGGCCGGTGGTCGACGATCCCCGGTCCCTACGCAACGTCGTCCTGGTCGGCCATTCCGGGGCCGGCAAGACGACGTTGGTCGAGGCTCTGCTGGTAGCAACCGGAACAATCTCCCGGGCCGGATCGGTGGTCGACGGGACGACGGTCTGCGATTGCGACCCCGCAGCGGTACGGCAGCAGCGGTCGGTGACGCTGACCCCGGCGCCGATCGTCCACCGCGGCGTGAAGATCAACCTGCTCGACACCCCCGGCTACGCGGACTTCGTCGGTGAGCTGCGGGCCGGCCTGCGCGCGGCGGACGCGGCGCTGTTCGTCATCTCCGCGGTCGACGGCGTGGACGCCAGCACGATCGCGCTGTGGGAGGAGTGCGCCCGGGTCGGGATGCCGCGGGCGGTCGTCGTCACCCGGCTCGACCACCCGCGCGCGGACTTCGACGAGGCGGTGGCGATCTGCCAGCGGGTGTTCGGCGACGGGGTGATGCCGCTGTACCTGCCGGTGCACGAGGCGATCGAAGGCACCGTGGGGTCGGCCGCTGAATCCGGTAGCCGCCAGACGCTGTCCGACTTCCTCGGCGGCATCGACGGCGCCACCGAGCAGACCCGCACCGCCGGTCTGTTCGGTCTGGTCACCCAGCAGATCTACGACTACAGCGCCGGGGGCCCGGAACCGGTCATCCGCCCGGCCGACCCCGAGCACCTCGAACTGGTCGAGGAGTCCAGGAACAACCTCATCGAGGGGATCATCGCCGAGAGCGAGGACGAGACCCTGATGGACCGGTACCTGGCCGGCGAGGAGATCGACCCCGACGTGCTGATCACCGACCTGGAGACCGCGGTGTCCCGGGGCTCGTTCTACCCGGTCCTGCCCGCCGACCCGACGACCGGTGTGGGGCTGGCCGAGCTGCTGGACGGCATCGTCCGCGCGTGCCCGCCCCCGACCGAGCGGCCCACGCCCGCGGTGACGACGATCGACGGCGACCCCCGTGACGCGCTGACCGCCGACCCGAACGGCCCGCTGGTGGCCGAGGTGGTGAAGACGACCGTCGACCCGTACGTCGGCCGGGTGTCGCTGGTCCGGGTGTTCTCCGGGACGCTGCGCGCGGAGGACACCGTGCACGTCTCCGGCCACGGCGTCCGGACCCGGGACGACACGCACGCGCCCGACGAGGCCTGGGCCGACCACGACGCCGACGAGCGCGCCGCACACCTGTACTCCCCGCTCGGCACGCAGCTGCGCGAGGTGCCGTACGCGGTGGCCGGTGACCTCTGCGCGCTGACGAAGGTCGGCAGCGCGGAGACCGGCGACACGATCTCGTCGAAGGACAACCCGCTGCTGGTGGCGCCGTGGGACCTGCCGGAGCCGCTGCTGCCGGTCGCGGTCGTCGCGCGCAGCCGCAGCGACGAGGACGCGCTGGCCAAGAACCTCTCCCGGCTGGTCGCGGGCGACGCGACGCTGCGGATGGAACGCAACCCGGAGACCGGTCAGCTGGTGCTCTGGACGATGGGCGAGGCCCACGCGGACGTCGTCCTCGAGCGGCTGCGCGCGGGCGGCGTCGACCTGGACACCGAGCCGGTGCGGGTGCCGCTGCGGGAGACGCTCGCCGGCCCGGCCAAGGGGCACGGGCGGCACGTGAAGCAGTCCGGCGGGCACGGCCAGTACGCGATCTGCGACATCGAGGTGGAGCCGCTGCCGACCGGTTCGGGGTTCGAGTTCGTCGACCGGGTGGTCGGTGGGGCGGTGCCGCACCAGTACATCCCGTCGGTGCAGAAGGGCGTCCGGCAGCAGATGGAGCGCGGCCTGGTGGCCGGCTACCCGGTCGTCGACCTGCGGGTGACGCTGGTGGACGGCAAGGCGCACAGCGTCGACTCCTCCGACGCGGCGTTCCAGATGGCCGGTGCGCTGGCGCTGCGCGAGGCGGCGGCATCCGGGACGGTCAGCCTGCTGGAGCCGGTCGACGAGGTCGACATCACGGTGCCGGACACCTACGTCGGCCCGGTGATGAGCGACCTCTCCGGACGCCGCGGCCGGGTGCTCGGCACCGAACCGACTGGTGCTCGCGGAGAACCGGGACACGAGCGGACGATCGTGCACGCGGAGGTGCCGGCGACCGAGCTGGTGCGCTACTCCCCCGAGCTGCGGTCGCTGACGTCCGGCACCGCGACGTTCACCCGGACGTTCGCCCGCTACGAGCCGATGCCGCCGAACCTCGCCGCGAAGGCCCTCGCCGACCAAACCTGACCCGCTCCGTAGGATCGCTTGCATGACGGGCCCGGAGATCGAACGGCAGCAGGGGGCCGGCGACCCCGATCACTTCCAGCGACTGTGGACGCCCCACCGGATGGCGTACATCAAGGGCGAGGGCAAGCCTGCCGGCGAGGGAAGCGACGGGTGTCCGTTCTGCCTGATGCCGTCGCTGCCGGACGACCAGGGACTCATCCTGGCCCGGGGCGACACCGTGTACGCGCTGCTCAATCTGTACCCGTACAACTCGGGTCACCTGATGGTCGTCCCGTACCGGCACGTCCCCGACTACACCGACCTCGACGAAGCCGAGGTGGCCGAGCTCGGCGCGTTCACCCAGGACGCGATGCGCGCGGTGCGGAAGGCGTCCGGTGCCCACGGGTTCAACATCGGGATGAACCAGGGGTCGGTGGCCGGTGCGGGGATCGCCGCGCACCTGCACCAGCACGTGGTGCCGCGGTGGGGCGGGGACACCAACTTCATGCCCGTGGTCGGCCAGACCAAGGTCCTCCCCGAACTCCTCGGCGAGACCCGCACGCTGCTCGCCGCGGCCTGGGCCGACACCGCCGAAGCCGCCACCCTCGAGCGCCCGTAGCTCGCTTGCCCGGCGTCCACCGCAGCAATTGCTTGAGGCGCCGCCAGGCGCTGTTGTTTGAACCTGGAGCCCGTCCAGAGCGGCGCCGGCAGTCGAGCGGGCCGACGCCGTGACATCAGCGAAGCGTCATCAGGAGGCCCGCTCGCCTGTCAGCGTTGTTCTGGGCGGGCCGCCTACAGGGCGGACGGGCTCACGTTGGTGCGGGAGCGCACGACGTCGACGACGTGCTCGATCGCCTCGTCCAGCGGGACGCCGTTCCGCTGCGACCCGTCGCGGTACCGGAACGAGACCGTGCCCGCCGCCACGTCGTCGTCACCGGCGATCACCATGAACGGGATCTTCTGCTTCTGCGCGTTCCGGATCTTCTTCTGCATCCGGTCGCTCGCGGTGTCCACCTCGACCCGGATGCTCTGGCTGCGCAGGCGCGCGGCGAACTCCTCCAGGTACCCGACGTGGCCGTCCCCGATCGGGATCCCGATCACCTGCACCGGCGCCAGCCACGCGGGGAACGCACCGGCGTAGTGCTCGGTCAGCACCCCGAAGAACCGCTCGATCGAACCGAACAGCGCCCGGTGGATCATCACCGGCCGCTTCCGCGATCCGTCGGCGGCCTGGTACTCCAGCTCGAACCGCTCAGGCAGCATGAAGTCGAGCTGGATCGTGGACATCTGCCAGGTGCGGCCGATCGCGTCCCGCGCCTGCACCGAGATCTTCGGCCCGTAGAACGCCGCACCGCCCGGGTCCGGCACCAGGTCCAGCCCGGACTCGGTGGCGACCCGCCGCAGGGTCTCGGTCGCGACGTCCCAGACCTCGTCGTCCCCGATGTACTTCTCCGGGTTCTTGGTCGACAGCTCCAGGTAGAAGTCGTCGAGGCCGTAGTCCTTCAGCAGGTCCAGGACGAACTGCAGCAGCGAGGTGAGCTCACCCTCGATCTGCTCCTGGGTGCAGAAGATGTGCGCGTCGTCCATGGTCAGGCCGCGCACGCGGGTCAGGCCGTGGATGACGCCGGACTTCTCGTACCGGTACACGGTGCCGAACTCGAACATCCGCAGCGGCAGCTCGCGGTACGACCGCCCACGCGACCGGAAGATCAGGTCGTGCATCGGGCAGTTCATCGGCTTGAGGTAGTACTGCGCGCCCTCCAGCTCCATGGGCGGGAACATGCCGTCGGCGTACCAGTCGAGGTGGCCGGAGACCTCGTACAGGTGGCCCTTGGTGATGTGCGGGGTGTTGACGAACGAGTATCCGGCTTCCTCGTGCCGCTGCCGGGAGTAGTTCTCCAGCTCCCGGCGGATGATGCCGCCCTTCGGGTGGAACACCGGCAGGCCGGAGCCCAACTCGTCGGGGAAGCTGAACAGGTCGAGTTCTGCGCCGAGCTTGCGGTGGTCGCGCTTGGCGGCCTCTTCCAGGCGCTGCTGGTACGCCTTCAACGCGTCCCGGGTCGGCCACGCGGTGCCGTAGATCCGCTGGAGCTGCGGGTTCTTCTCGCTGCCCCGCCAGTACGCCGCCGCCGAACGCTGCAGGCTGAACGCCGGGATGTTGCGGGTGGTGGGCAGGTGCGGGCCGCGGCACAGGTCGGTCCAGACCCGGTCGCCGGTCTTCTTGTCGAGGTTGTCGTACATGGTCAGCGCGCCTTCGCCGACCTCGACCGACGCGCCCTCGGCGGCGTCGTCACCGGCTCCCTTGAGCGAGATGAGCTCGAGCTTGAACCGCTCGTGGGCGAGCTCGTGCCGCGCCTCGTCGTCGGTGATCGGGCGGCGGGAGAAGCGCTGACCGGCCTTGATGATCTCCTGCATGCGCTTCTCGAGGCGCTTGAGGTCGTCCGGGGTGAACGGCTTCTCCGGCAGGAAGTCGTAGTAGAAGCCGTTCTCGATCGGCGGGCCGATACCGAGCAGGGTGCCCGGGAAGACGTCCTGCACGGCCTGGGCCAGGACGTGCGCGGTGGAGTGGCGCAGCACGTTGAGCCCGTCGGGCGAGTCGATGAGCACCGGCTCGACCTCGGCGTCGGCGTCCGGGACCCACTCCAGGTCGCGGAGCTGACCGTCCGCGTCACGGACGACGACCGCGGCCTGCCCGCCGTCGACGGGGATCCCGGCGGCGACCAGCGCGTCCGCGGCCGTCGTCCCGGCCGGCACCACGACGGCGGCGGTCACGGGCGCGGAACGGGGTGCGGACACAGTTCTCTCCTCGACATCTCTGCGGGTGCCGGCTACTCGCTGCCGACTCGCCACGATGCTAGTCGGCGGGCGTCCCGAACCCGGCACCGGTTAATCCCGACACCGCCATCGGTTGCCAACTGTCGCCTGCACGACGGAACGGGGTCCGCAGGTGGCACGAAACCGGGATCCCCCGGCACACCGCCGTCCGTAGTGTCGTCGGCAAGCAAGCACACCCCTTTTGACGAGAACGGAAACCACGATGAGCGACAGCGGCGACACGATCGACTCCGGCGCCGACGCCCCCACCAGCACGATCGCCGACAACGATGTGCCGCTGGACTACGACGGCGACGGCGTCGTCGACGGTTACCTCCACCGGGAGGACGACGGCACGGCGTACGCGGTGCTCGACCTGGACCACGACGGTGAGTCCGAGACGGTCGCGGCCGACACCGACGGCGACGGCTACGTGGACGTCGTGGCGTCCGACACCGACGGTGACGGCGCGGTGGACTACGCGGTCGTCGACACCGACGGCGACCACATCGCGGACACCGCGGTCTACGACCGGGACGGCGACGGCGACTTCGACTACGCGGCCGTCGACACCAACGGCGACGGCGTGATCGACGGGACCGCCGCCGACACCGACAACGACGGTGACTTCGACGCGGTCGAGGTCGACTCCGACTACGACGGTGTCGTGGACGCGGTGGTCGTCGACACGAACGACGACGCCGAGTTCGACACGGTCTACTCCGACACCGACGGCAACGGCACCGTCGACACGGCGACCCCGATCGAGGACACGCCGGACCCGACGCAGCAGACCGCGGCCACCGACGCTGCGGCCGAGCCGACCACGACCACCACGACGACCACCACCACGACGACCACGACCGACAGCGCCGACAGCGCGACGACCGACACCACGACCGAGACGTCGACCGACCCGGCGACCGACCCGGCCACGGTCTCCGCCCAGCCGGCCGCCCCGGCCAGCTGATTCTCCCGCTCAGTGGGCGCTTCCGGCGCCCACTGAGCGCTCAGGCGGCGAGCAGGGCCGTGACCGACGCGCGGAGCGTCGCCCGCACCTCGGTGGGGTCGTCCAGTTGCCCGCCGACCACAACGCCGTCCCGCAGCATCACGAGCATCCGCGCCGCCGCGTCCGGGGTGGGGTGGTCGCTCGCCAGCAGCAGATCCCGCAGCGCGTCCGCGTACCAGCGCCGGTGGTCGGCGACGACCCGCCGCACCGGGCTGGCCGGGTCGGGGTATTCGACCGCGGCGTTGACGAACGCGCAGCCGCGGAAGCCCGGCCCGCAGGTGAATTCGCCCAGCGCGTCGAACATCGTCAGCACCACGTCGACCGGTTCGATGCCCGCCGACAGCGTGGCCAGCGCCGCCGCCTGGCGGTCGTGCAGGTCGGCGAGGTAGGCGCAGACCAGGGCGTCCTTGGTCGGGAAGTGGTGGTAGAACGTGGCCTTCGCGACGCCGGCCTCGGCGATGATCCGATCGATGCCGACCGCGCGGATGCCCACCGTGTAGAACAGCACGCTCGCGGTGCCGAGGATGCGACGGCGCGCGCTCGCCGGGCGTGCGTCCGGCGCGGTCTCGGACGCGAGACCGCCGGGGAGTTCGAGGGGAGGAAACGTCGGCACGCCTTGAAGTTACCAGACAGACCTGTCTATTCTGCGGGGTAGACAGACCAGTCTGTATGGCAACTTCGACGAAGGGACCGGCATGTCTGCGCTCTACACCGCGATCGCCACCGCCGACGGAAACGGCCGCAACGGGCACGTGCGCACGTCCGACAGCAAGCTCGACGTCCAGCTCTCGTTCCCGAAGGAGATGGGTGGCAGCGGCGCCGGGAGCAACCCCGAGCAGCTGTTCGCGGCCGGGTACGCGGCCTGCTTCTCCAGCGCGCTCGGGCTGATCGCCGGTCAGCGCAAGATCGACGCGTCCGAGGCCGCGGTGACCGCTGAGGTGGGCCTCGTCGCGGGCGAGAACAACGCGTTCGGGCTGGCCGTGACGCTGCGGGTCGAGCTGCCGGAGAGCCTGCAGGGAGAGGTCGGTCGCGAGCTGGTCGAGGCCGCCCACCAGGTGTGCCCGTACTCCAACGCGACCCGCGGCAACATCCCGGTCGAACTCGTCGTCGAGTAGGACGCGGCGCTGAGAGGCGCGGGCGGCGATCAGCGCCTACGGTCGAGCCATGACGCAGCTCGTCGCGGTCCATGGCGTCCTCCCCGACCACCGGTACCCGCAATCCGAGCTCACCGATCTGGTCGCCGAGGCCTGTCGGCTCGATGACGCCCAGCGGCGTTTCCTGGAGCGCGTCCATCGCGGCGCGGGCGTCCAGACCCGGCACCTGGTGCTGCCGATCGAGGAGTACCGCACGTTACGGGACTTCGGCGCCGCGAACGACGCGTTCCTCACCGGCGCGGTCGACCTCGGCTCGCGTGCGATCCTCGGCGCGCTGGCCGAGGCCGGCCTCACCGTGGACGACGTCGACGTGATCCTCGCGGTCAGCTCCACCGGCCTGGCGATCCCGTCGCTGGACGCCCGGATCGCCGGCCACATCGGCCTGCGCCCGGACGTCAAGCGCACGCCGATCGTCGGCCTGGGCTGCGCTGCTGGGGCGGTCGGCATCTCGCGGCTGCACGACTACCTGCGCGGCTGGCCGGACCAGGTCGCGGTCCTGGTCACGGTCGAGCTCTGCTCACTCACCGCGCAGTACGACGACCGGTCGCCGACCAACCTGGTGGCCAGCGGCCTGTTCGGCGACGGCGCCGCCGCCGTGGTAGCCGTCGGCCCGGAACGCGCAGCCGCCACGCCTGGCGTGGCCGGCTCGGCCGCCACGGCCGGGTCGGCCGCCACAGCTGGCTCGGCCGGCGCGCGGGCCTCGGCGCGGGGGCCGCGCGTGATCGCGACGCGCAGCGCGCTCTATCCCGGCACGTTCCGCACGATGGGCTTCGACGTCGGCGCCGGCGGCCTGCGGGTCGTGCTCGGCACCGAGGTCCCCGCGCTCGTCGCGGAGCACCTGCGCGCCGATGTGGACACGTTCCTCGCCGACCACGGGCTGACCAGGAAGGACATCACGACCTGGGTCTCCCACCCCGGCGGCCCGAAGGTGCTGGAAGCCGTGGAGACCGGCCTGGAACTCCCGGAGGGCGCGCTCGGCGCCAGCTGGAGCTCGCTGCGCCGGATCGGCAACGTCTCGTCGGCGTCCGTGCTCCACATCCTGCGGGACACTCTGGTGGATCGCCCACCGGAGCCGGATACGCCCGGCATGCTGTTGGCGATGGGCCCCGGCTTCTCCGCGGAACTGGTGCTGCTGCAGTGGTGAGCTTCTACACGATCCTCGTCCTGGCGGTCGGTCTCGAACGCGTCGCCGAGCTGTTCGTCGCCGTGCGCAACATGCGCTGGAGCTTCGCCCGCGGCGGCCGGGAGTACGGCAAAGGCCACTACCCGTTCATGGTCGTCCTGCACACCGGGTTCCTCGCCGGGTGCCTGATCGAGGTCTGGCAGGCCGACCGGCCGTTCCTGCCCTGGCTGGGATGGCCGATGCTGGTGCTCGTGGTGGCCGCGCAGGGTCTGCGCTGGTGGTGCATCCGGACGCTCGGCCACCAGTGGAACACCCGGATCATCGTCGTTCCCGGGATGCCGCTGGTCACCGGCGGCCCGTACCGCTGGCTCCGGCACCCGAACTACGTCGCGGTCGTCGTCGAGGGCTTCGCGCTCCCGCTGGTGCACACCGCCTGGGTCACCGCGCTGGTCTTCACGGTGCTGAACGCCGGGCTGCTGACCGTCCGGATCCGCGCCGAGGACGCGGCCCTGCGGGCTGCCTCGAGCACGTGACCGGGGTGATCGACCTGCTGGTGGCCGGGGGCGGCCCGGCGGGGCTGGTCACGGCGCTGCTCGCCGCGCGCCGCGGCCTCACGGTGACCGTGCTGGAGCCACGGGCCACCCCGATCGACAAGGCGTGCGGCGAGGGCCTGATGCCCGGAGCCGTCGAGCTCCTGTCGGAGCTCGGTGTCCAGGTTCCCGGCCTGCCCTTCCGCGGCATCCACTACGCGGACGCGACGCGCGGGGTCGACGCGCTGTTCCGGAGCGGCTCGGGACGGAGCGTCCGGGGCCTGGGCGTCCGGCGCACGGCGTTGCACGCGAACCTCGTCGACGCGGTAACGAGGGCCGGTGTCGAGATCGTGCCCCGCGCGGCGGACACCGTGGCCCAGGACGCCGACGGCGTCCGCGTCGCCGGGATGAGGGCCCGGTACCTCGCGGCAGCCGACGGGCTGCACTCGCCGATCCGGCGGCAGCTCGGGCTGCAGCGTCCGTCGAGAGGCCCCGCCCGGCACGGGCTCCGGCAGCACTATCGCGTCGCCCCGTGGACGGACCTCGTCGAGGTGCACTGGACGTCCGGCGCTGAGGCGTACGTGACCCCGGTGGCCCCCGACCTGGTAGGCGTCGCGCTCCTCACCACCGCACGGGGGCCGTACAACGACCACCTCGACGCGTTCCCCGCGCTGACGGCCCGCCTGGAACACCCGGTCGGCGCGGTCCGCGGCGCGGGCCCGCTCCGGCAGCGGGTCGCCTCCCGCGTCGCCGGCCGGGTGCTGCTGGTCGGCGACGCCGCCGGGTACGTCGACGCGCTGACCGGCGAGGGCCTCGCGGTGGCCTGGGCGAGCGCCGCCGAGCTCGTGGCCTGCGTCGCCGCGGACCGCCCGGCCGCGTACGAGCGACGCTGGCGCCGGGCATCCCGGCGGTACCGGGTGCTGACCGGTGGTCTGCTCTGGGCCCGCAACCGGCCGCTGCTGTCCCGGACGATCGTCCCGGCGGCGGCGCGGCTACCCCGCACGTTCGCGACGGTCGTGAACCAACTGGCCCGCTGACGCCCCCGCTCAGGCGACGCCCGATCATGGCGTCCATGGACGACGCCCTGCTCCGCACCCCCTCCGGCCGGCTGCGCGCTCGCGCGCTCGGAGTCCCGTTCCTCGGCACGCCCGGGCCCTGGAACGCGCTGACCGACGTGCCCGGCGTGGCCGTGGGCTACACGACGCTGGTCGAGGGTGCGGGCGTGCGGACCGGTGTCACTGCGATCCTGCCGCGCGGACGCGACGGCGTCGGCGTGCCGTGCGCGTCCGGCTGGTTCTCGTTCAACGGCAACGGCGAGATGACCGGGACGACGTGGATCAGCGAGAACGGCGCCCTGAGCACGCCGATCGCGATCACGAACACCCACGCGGTCGGCCCGGCGCACCAGGGCGTCGTCGACTGGATCGCCACCCACCACCCCCGGGTCGCCGAGCAGTGGCTGCTGCCGGTCGTCGCCGAGACGTACGACGGCGAGCTCAACGACATCAACGGGCGCCACGTCCGTCCGGAGCACGCGATCGCCGCGCTCGACGCAGCCACCACCGGGCCGCTCGACGAGGGCAGCGTCGGCGGCGGTACCGGCATGATCTGCCACGGGTTCAAGGGCGGTTCCGGTACGGCGTCGCGGATCGTGGAGTACGGCTCGGACCGGTACACGGTCGCCGCGTTCATCCAGGCTAACTACGGTGCGCGCCGGGAGCTGACGATCGCGGGCGTCCGGATCGGCGCGGATTTGGCCGAGACACACCCCGATCCGGTCGCGGGACCGGGCCGGAAACCGCCGGGCGCCGGGTCGGTGATCGTCGTGCTGGCGACCGACGCGCCGCTGCTTCCCGGACAGTGCGCGGCGCTGGCCCGCCGGGCGACGCTCGGCATCGGCCGGTCGGGCACCGCGGGCAGCCACTTCTCCGGCGACCTGTTCCTGGCGTTCAGCACCGCGAACGCGGGTGCGCTGACCAGCACGTTCCCGGCCGGACCGGTGGCGGACGACGAGTACGAGCAGCTGCGGTTCGTGCCCTGGGGCCGGATCGACCGGTTCTTCGACGCCGCGGTGCAGGCGGTGGAGGAAGCCGTGGTCGACGTCCTGGTGGCCAACGAGGACATGACCGGCCACCGCGGGTACCGGGTGCCGGCGCTCCCCCACGACGCCGTCCGCGCCGCGGCGGAGCGCGCGACGTAACGGCCGTTCATACCCAACGGAGAGCGCCCCACACGCCCGAGAACACCCCAATTTTTGGGATTCGGTACGATTGGTTCCCAACGGGTCGCTGACGAACACTTCGCGCTTCATAGTGGCCCCTGCACTGTGTCCGAGCTCAGGGAGACGCCGTGGACGAGCCCCAGCACCGCCTGGTCGTGCGCGCGCCGCTCTCCGCCGACGTCCTCGAGCCGTTCGCGTCCGGCGACGGCTCGCTGGACGTGGCGCGGGTGGTCGACGAGGAGACCCACTACGCGCTGTTCGTGCTCGTCGGCACGCTCGACGAGAGCACCGCGCCACAGACGCTGGAGCACCTGGTCGCGGCGGCCCGGCTGCCGGCCGTCGACCTGGTCATCGTCGACCTGCTCCGGGTGGCGTACCTGGGTGCGCCCGGGGCGGCCTGCCTGGAGGCCGCCTCGCGGGCGGCCGCGCGGCACGACGCGACGTTCGTCGTCTGCCGTCCCAGCCACTTCGTCCGGCGGGTCCTGGAGGCGGCCGGGCTGGCCGGGCTGATCGAGCACGACACCGACTGGCCGGACCTGCCCGGCCCGGCGTCCGGGTGGCGCTGGGAGTAGCTGCTCGGCGGCTCAGAGGATGCCGAAGCGCGCGAGCGGCTCGACCAGTTCGCGCTCCTCGTACGACAGGTGCGAGAGCAGCGTGTCCGAGAGCAGGTCGACGGCCGCCCGGACGTCGTCGATGGCCTTCTCGTCGGTCACCAGGGCGACCAGCGCCCGATCCACCCGTTCGAGCACCTCGTGGATCACCAGGTGCTCCTCCACCAGCCGGTTGACGACCGGCACCAGCCCGGCGTCCGCGCGGCGCAGCCTCGGGAAGAGCGCCTGGTCCTCCAGCGTGTGGTGGGTGGTGACGACCCGGCAGTACGACTCGCAGTAGGTGCCGAGCGTCCAGTTGTTCTGGCGCATCGTCATCGCGTTGATCGCCGATCGGGCGGCGCCGGGGTCGGTGAGCCCGTCCGCGACCTGCTCGACCAGGTCGCGGACGGTCGTGAGCTCGGAGCGCAGGTGGTCGTGGACGTCGATCAGGTGCTGGCCGGAGGCGCGCTCGGCGGGCGTGTAGGCCCGGTCGGCGTCGGGTGCCGGCCCGGTGGGCCGGGTGGTCTCGTCCCACAGTCGGACGTCGGAGAGCCGCACGCCGTCGTCGGGGGTCGGCGTGATCCCCAGCCCGACCGGCAACCGCCCGGCCGCCGCAGTGCTCCCGGCCGCAGACGCGGCAGCACTCCCGGCCGCCGCGGCAGCACTCCCCGCCGCGGGTGCGGCAGTGCTCCCGGCCGCAGACGCGGCAGCACTCCCGGCCGCCGCGGGTGCCGCGGTGCCGCCCGCCGCGGGTGCCGCGGTGCCTGCGGCGCGGCCGGTGGTGTCGGAGCCGGTGGGCGCCCAGCCCGCGTCGACCCTGCCCGCATCGACGCTGCTCCCCG
It encodes the following:
- a CDS encoding P1 family peptidase, giving the protein MDDALLRTPSGRLRARALGVPFLGTPGPWNALTDVPGVAVGYTTLVEGAGVRTGVTAILPRGRDGVGVPCASGWFSFNGNGEMTGTTWISENGALSTPIAITNTHAVGPAHQGVVDWIATHHPRVAEQWLLPVVAETYDGELNDINGRHVRPEHAIAALDAATTGPLDEGSVGGGTGMICHGFKGGSGTASRIVEYGSDRYTVAAFIQANYGARRELTIAGVRIGADLAETHPDPVAGPGRKPPGAGSVIVVLATDAPLLPGQCAALARRATLGIGRSGTAGSHFSGDLFLAFSTANAGALTSTFPAGPVADDEYEQLRFVPWGRIDRFFDAAVQAVEEAVVDVLVANEDMTGHRGYRVPALPHDAVRAAAERAT
- a CDS encoding isoprenylcysteine carboxyl methyltransferase family protein yields the protein MSFYTILVLAVGLERVAELFVAVRNMRWSFARGGREYGKGHYPFMVVLHTGFLAGCLIEVWQADRPFLPWLGWPMLVLVVAAQGLRWWCIRTLGHQWNTRIIVVPGMPLVTGGPYRWLRHPNYVAVVVEGFALPLVHTAWVTALVFTVLNAGLLTVRIRAEDAALRAASST
- a CDS encoding STAS domain-containing protein, encoding MDEPQHRLVVRAPLSADVLEPFASGDGSLDVARVVDEETHYALFVLVGTLDESTAPQTLEHLVAAARLPAVDLVIVDLLRVAYLGAPGAACLEAASRAAARHDATFVVCRPSHFVRRVLEAAGLAGLIEHDTDWPDLPGPASGWRWE
- a CDS encoding FAD-dependent monooxygenase, with the protein product MIDLLVAGGGPAGLVTALLAARRGLTVTVLEPRATPIDKACGEGLMPGAVELLSELGVQVPGLPFRGIHYADATRGVDALFRSGSGRSVRGLGVRRTALHANLVDAVTRAGVEIVPRAADTVAQDADGVRVAGMRARYLAAADGLHSPIRRQLGLQRPSRGPARHGLRQHYRVAPWTDLVEVHWTSGAEAYVTPVAPDLVGVALLTTARGPYNDHLDAFPALTARLEHPVGAVRGAGPLRQRVASRVAGRVLLVGDAAGYVDALTGEGLAVAWASAAELVACVAADRPAAYERRWRRASRRYRVLTGGLLWARNRPLLSRTIVPAAARLPRTFATVVNQLAR